The following coding sequences are from one Pocillopora verrucosa isolate sample1 chromosome 5, ASM3666991v2, whole genome shotgun sequence window:
- the LOC131784475 gene encoding anthrax toxin receptor 2-like, with protein MQIMSVFRHNFLLVALLQAWIGATLVSSQQRCLGGFDIYFILDKSGSVITTYFQRQTVDFVQKTVENFVGKGVRFSFITFSSDIATETILKLTGDRSKIREGLNELRKVKPGGDTYLEKPLSMANSQVATQLGQQSAFSIYIILTDGKIDDIGRANKEAKKAKKAGTIIYVIGVALFDESQLKLLANKPPEDFVFTEPGYQALQNLTSDISNRTCVEITAVSPKQACLGERNTVTMYGRGFEKFDSAESHSVRCGFNFNATYRQVTKAILVEENHLVCPVPVLNDIESILLLQVSLNNGNTFVSSNVNISAKNCTNTTKPEKENEGDEGIPPEKENEGIPPETGKRSNVALALVLLFLFALLILLAVWWCWPRIRRKQPRDYQPAGVLELKKPPPRPPPPVRPPPPMEKTPGGRTKWPTVNASLYGGGTAGGIVPVRVDWGDKGSTEAGSKLAQAKGAIIKDTDDDDTENQTYVPKGSSTPGCWTAAKVKVMAGVAAVSVGYRRVASHRPQPGGNWLYSSNPAV; from the exons ATGCAAATCATGTCGGTTTTTCGACATAATTTTCTCCTAGTTGCTTTGCTTCAAGCATGGATCGGCGCTACACTTGTTTCTTCCCAGCAAAGATGCCTTGGTGGATTTGATATCTACTTCATTTTAGACAA GTCAGGCAGTGTTATTACAACCTATTTTCAGCGTCAAACTGTGGACTTTGTTCAAAAGACAGTGGAGAATTTTGTCGG aaagGGTGTTAGATTCTCCTTCATCACATTCTCCTCAGACATAGCAAcagaaacaattttgaaattgactGGTGACAG ATCCAAAATCAGGGAAGGCCTAAATGAATTAAGAAAAGTGAAGCCAGGTGGAGATACATACCTGGAGAAACCTCTCAGTATG gCAAATAGTCAAGTTGCGACTCAGTTAG GACAGCAGTCAGCATTTAGTATCTATATCATTCTGACTGATGGGAAAATAGATGATATTGGTAGAGCTAACAAAGAG GCTAAGAAGGCCAAAAAAGCTGGAACAATAATCTATGTCATTGGAGTTGCGTTATTTGATGAATCACAG CTCAAGCTTTTGGCAAACAAGCCCCCAGAGgattttgttttcacagaaCCAGGCTATCAGGCCCTACAAAATTTAACAAGTGAT ATTTCTAACCGGACATGTGTTGAAATTACTGCTGTTTCCCCAAAACAGGCCTGTTTAGGAG AGCGCAACACTGTTACAATGTATGGGCGTGGCTTTGAGAAGTTTGATTCTGCAGAGTCTCATTCTGTGAGGTGTGGCTTCAATTTTAATGCCACCTATCGTCAAG TAACAAAAGCCATCCTAGTTGAGGAGAACCACTTAGTGTGTCCTGTTCCTGTATTGAATGACATTGAAAG CATTCTTTTGCTTCAAGTTTCATTAAACAATGGAAACACATTTGTCTCCAGTAATGTCAATATCTCAGCCAAGAACTGCACAAACACAACAAAGccagagaaagaaaatgaaggagaTGAAGGGATTCCaccagagaaagaaaatgaagggATTCCACCAGAG ACTGGAAAGAGAAGTAACGTTGCTTTAGCGTTGGTGCTGTTGTTTCTGTTTGCTTTGCTCATTTTACTGGCTGTGTGGTGGTGTTGGCCTCGCATCAGGAGAAAG CAACCTCGAGATTATCAACCAGCTGGCGTATTAGAACTGAAGAAACCTCCTCCCAGGCCCCCGCCACCAGTGAGACCCCCACCACCAATGGAGAAAACG CCGGGTGGCAGAACAAAATGGCCGACAGTTAACGCGTCATTATACGGCGGAGGAACTGCGGGAGGAATCGTTCCTGTCAGG GTGGACTGGGGCGACAAAGGCTCTACAGAAGCTGGATCAAAACTAGCACAAGCAAAG GGAGCAATCATTAAAGATACTGACGACGATGACACAGAAAACCAAACATACGTGCCAAAGGGTTCCTCTACTCCAGGTTGTTGGACGGCAGCTAAG GTTAAGGTTATGGCTGGTGTGGCTGCAGTTTCCGTTGGTTATCGTCGAGTCGCTTCACACAGGCCACAACCCGGAGGAAAT TGGCTGTACTCCTCCAACCCAGCTGTGTGA
- the LOC131784476 gene encoding F-box/LRR-repeat protein 20-like, with the protein MHIHDFPDTTLLVIFSFLYEADLCRVARTCRGWRAIAYDSSLWRCVNLKRFHKLNEFSLIKLIRSRMVPMLFKINLGGFTLSPRVFQVLAMHCKQLRVLCLGSVSFEEDFTVSDESFPGNLTKLDIRHSSGHPTAFKVITQNVQQVQCLGLSDSIFGVIDTEGEKLRFFASLKEVRILEFSYCNSLTDTIVQFIAENCPNLRSLCLRRCHNIRGESLSKLIDCCSSLTSLVLDGTSVSDNEVQAVSWENSMITEVDLSWCRHLSKVGLKSILTRCQLLRFVRLCCCGYGHAITDEVLHAMTECRYRSLQVLDLSYSSEVTNFALGRFVASCSSLQYLRVYHCQKITSTLVNLIPSASNVFVVANFQLQRGGLATSASPEGPSTLLSATPVNYSRRESLDMSLRQD; encoded by the coding sequence atgcACATTCATGATTTTCCTGATACAACACTGCTTGTAATATTCAGCTTCCTCTACGAGGCAGACTTGTGTCGAGTCGCGCGGACGTGCAGAGGTTGGAGAGCTATTGCTTACGACAGCTCTTTGTGGAGATGTGTAAATCTTAAACGTTTCCACAAGCTTAACGAATTCAGCCTCATCAAGCTCATTCGAAGTCGAATGGTACCGATGCTCTTCAAGATCAACCTTGGAGGTTTCACTCTGTCTCCGAGAGTTTTCCAAGTTCTGGCCATGCACTGCAAACAACTAAGAGTGCTATGTTTAGGATCTGTGTCCTTTGAAGAAGATTTCACGGTCAGCGACGAGTCCTTTCCAGGGAATTTAACAAAGCTGGATATTCGGCACAGCTCGGGACATCCAACTGCATTCAAAGTTATCACCCAGAACGTGCAGCAAGTGCAGTGCCTAGGCCTCAGCGATTCTATTTTTGGAGTTATCGATACTGAAGGCGAGAAACTAAGATTCTTCGCTTCTTTGAAGGAAGTTAGAATATTAGAGTTTAGTTACTGTAATTCACTGACAGATACAATAGTCCAGTTTATCGCGGAAAATTGTCCGAATCTTCGATCACTGTGTCTCCGGAGATGCCACAATATTCGAGGAGAAAGTCTGTCGAAGTTAATCGATTGCTGCTCGTCGCTGACATCGTTAGTACTCGACGGTACGAGCGTCTCCGACAATGAAGTTCAGGCGGTTTCCTGGGAGAATTCGATGATAACCGAAGTAGATCTGTCGTGGTGTCGGCATCTGAGCAAAGTTGGTCTTAAATCGATACTGACTCGTTGCCAACTCCTGCGATTCGTACGGTTGTGCTGCTGTGGTTATGGCCACGCAATCACCGATGAGGTACTTCACGCAATGACTGAGTGTCGCTACCGTTCACTTCAAGTCTTAGATTTGAGCTACAGCAGCGAAGTCACAAACTTTGCCCTTGGAAGGTTTGTAGCTAGCTGTTCTTCGTTGCAATATTTGAGGGTATACCACTGTCAGAAGATTACATCCACACTGGTAAACCTCATTCCCAGCGCGTCAAACGTTTTTGTGGTTGCGAACTTTCAGTTGCAAAGAGGAGGTCTCGCAACAAGCGCTTCCCCGGAGGGGCCCTCGACACTTTTGTCAGCGACGCCAGTAAACTACTCGCGAAGAGAAAGCCTAGACATGAGCCTGCGGCAGGACTGA
- the LOC131784463 gene encoding thioredoxin reductase 2, mitochondrial produces the protein MSFIRHSARLRHIGGHLKAFNSLSHVNRSLSSASVQDSSEYDLIVIGGGSGGLACSKEAAKYGKKVAVLDFVSPSPQGSVWGLGGTCVNVGCIPKKLMHQAALLGESLKDAKHFGWNVPDNINFSWETLVTAVQNHVRSLNWGHRIQLHDKKVEYVNAKGSFLDSHTIKAVLKNGTEKTMKADNFVIAVGGRPKFPKEVPGAIEYAISSDDIFSLKKSPGKTLVIGASYVALECAGFLTGLGCDTSIMMRSIPLRGFDQQMAQLATDYMESHGTRIIKKCVPVQIDKADDGLLHVTWKDSVTGEARKEPFETVLFAIGRDPETSQMNLEKAGVQLDQQTKKIIANDKEQTSVPHIFAIGDVVQDRPELTPVAIRAGKLLADRLFGRSDATMDYDKVATTVFTPLEFGTVGMSEEKAIERYGEDNIEVYHAFYKPLEFTVPERKVEQCYIKAVCLREGDQQVLGLHFLGPSAGEVIQGFSAAMRCGLSYHSLSSTVGIHPTCAEEVVKMHITKRSGDDPTVTGC, from the exons ATGAGCTTTATAAGGCACTCTGCACGACTGAGACACATCGGAGGACATTTGAAGGCTTTTAATTCCCTATCACATGTCAACAGGAGCTTAAGCAGCGCTAGTGTCCAAG ATTCATCTGAATATGATCTCATTGTAATTGGCGGTGGGTCTGGTGGACTTGCTTGCTCAAAAGAAG CggcaaaatatggaaaaaaagttgCGGTATTGGATTTTGTTTCTCCATCTCCTCAAG GTTCTGTCTGGGGCTTGGGTGGAACCTGTGTTAATGTAGGATGTATTCCAAAGAAGTTGATGCATCAGGCAGCGCTGTTAGGAGAGTCATTGAAG GATGCCAAACACTTTGGATGGAATGTCCCAGATAACATAAACTTTTCATG ggAAACACTTGTGACGGCAGTTCAGAATCATGTCAGATCATTGAACTGGGGCCACCGAATTCAGTTACATGACAA gaagGTTGAGTATGTTAATGCTAAAGGTTCCTTTCTGGACTCTCATACAATCAAGGCAGTACTGAAAAATGGCACTGAg aaaactATGAAGGCAGATAATTTTGTAATAGCTGTTGGTGGAAGACCAAAATTTCCTAAGGAG GTTCCTGGTGCCATAGAGTATGCTATCAGCAGtgatgatattttttctctgaaaaaatctCCAGGGAAAAC attAGTTATTGGTGCATCTT ATGTTGCCTTGGAGTGTGCTGGTTTCCTGACAGGCTTAGGATGTGACACATCTATCATGATGCGATCCATTCCACTCAGAGGGTTTGACCAG CAAATGGCACAACTTGCTACTGATTACATGGAGAGCCATGGAACAAGAATCATCAAGAAGTGTGTTCCAGTGCAGATAGATAAAGCTGATGATGGACTTCTTCATGTAACATGGAAGGATTCTGTGACGGGAGAAGCACGCAAAGAACCATTTGAGACTGTTCTATTTGCAATTG GTAGAGATCCTGAGACATCACAGATGAATCTTGAGAAAGCCGGGGTTCAATTAGACCAACAGACCAAAAAGATCATAGCCAATGACAAGGAGCAAACTTCAGTTCCGCACATTTTCGCCATTGGGGACGTCGTCCAG GATCGTCCAGAGCTGACACCTGTAGCCATCAGAGCGGGAAAACTGCTCGCTGATAGGCTGTTCGGGAGGTCTGACGCGACGATGGATTACGACAAG GTGGCGACGACAGTGTTTACTCCATTGGAGTTTGGAACAGTTGGAATGTCAGAAGAAAAAGCGATTGAGCGTTACGGGGAAGACAACATTGAG GTTTATCATGCCTTCTACAAACCACTAGAATTTACAGTACCTGAAAGAAAAGTGGAGCAGTGTTATATTAAG GCCGTCTGTTTGCGTGAAGGTGATCAGCAAGTCTTAGGTCTTCATTTCCTGGGTCCTTCAGCAGGCGAAGTAATCCAGGGATTCTCTGCTGCTATGAG gtgtGGCCTTAGTTACCACAGCTTGTCATCCACTGTTGGCATTCATCCGACATGTGCAGAAGAGGTCGTGAAGATGCATATCACTAAGAGATCTGGGGATGACCCGACTGTCACGGGTTGCTGA